In one Chitinophaga sancti genomic region, the following are encoded:
- the hemA gene encoding glutamyl-tRNA reductase: MQGSQSKDIAHYHIVGINYKKTDAAIRGSFAISQAQYGQLLEQAKTAYLDDVFVLSTCNRTEIYGFAEDPQQLVEMVCRQTEGDCNLFSQLSYVKSGEEAIKHLYQVGTGLDSQILGDYEIIGQIRNATRFAKTNGCLGGFQERLVNSVLQVSKLIKNETALSAGTVSVAFAAVRMLEYKVPDILNKKILLVGVGKIGRNTIKNMMDYLGVADVTLVNRTLAVAEEFASQHGLRYAPYENLKEELNRADIILVASNAPEPNILKQHFESSGPKLIIDLSIPFNVAPDVVEHPHISLVNVDELSKIQDETLQMRQQEVPKALSIIEEHMNEFLYWYKMRKHAVVLKAVKDKLQEIHTKEIQQQKNGAQYKLEDMEAVSSRIIQKMINLMAGKVRRETDKSDQYISMINDIFEAGVKQD, encoded by the coding sequence ATGCAGGGTAGTCAATCAAAGGATATAGCCCATTATCATATAGTTGGTATCAACTATAAAAAGACAGATGCAGCTATAAGGGGGTCGTTCGCAATCAGTCAGGCACAATACGGGCAACTGCTCGAGCAGGCAAAAACTGCGTACCTCGATGATGTGTTCGTACTCTCCACTTGTAACAGAACAGAGATCTATGGCTTTGCTGAAGATCCACAACAACTGGTAGAAATGGTGTGTCGCCAGACAGAAGGCGATTGCAACCTCTTCAGCCAGCTTTCCTACGTTAAGTCAGGCGAAGAGGCCATCAAGCACCTGTACCAGGTAGGTACGGGCCTCGATTCTCAGATCCTGGGTGACTATGAAATAATAGGTCAGATCCGCAACGCGACAAGATTCGCAAAAACCAACGGATGCCTCGGCGGTTTCCAGGAGCGACTTGTAAACAGTGTGCTGCAGGTATCAAAACTAATCAAGAATGAAACCGCACTCAGTGCCGGTACCGTATCTGTTGCTTTTGCGGCTGTACGTATGCTGGAATACAAGGTGCCGGACATCCTCAATAAAAAGATCCTACTGGTAGGTGTAGGTAAAATAGGCCGGAATACCATCAAGAATATGATGGATTACCTGGGCGTTGCAGATGTGACACTGGTAAACAGAACACTCGCTGTAGCCGAAGAATTTGCCAGTCAACATGGCCTTCGCTATGCCCCCTACGAAAACCTGAAGGAAGAACTGAACAGAGCCGATATTATCCTGGTAGCCTCCAATGCACCGGAACCTAATATCCTCAAACAACACTTTGAAAGCTCAGGTCCGAAACTGATTATCGACCTCTCCATTCCTTTCAATGTGGCTCCCGATGTAGTAGAACACCCTCATATCTCTCTGGTAAACGTGGATGAGCTGTCCAAAATACAGGACGAAACATTGCAGATGCGGCAGCAGGAAGTACCAAAAGCACTTTCCATTATCGAAGAGCATATGAATGAGTTCCTCTACTGGTACAAAATGCGTAAGCATGCCGTAGTACTCAAAGCCGTGAAAGATAAGCTGCAGGAAATTCACACCAAAGAAATTCAACAGCAGAAAAACGGCGCACAATATAAACTGGAAGATATGGAAGCTGTCTCGTCGCGTATCATCCAGAAAATGATCAACCTGATGGCTGGAAAGGTGCGCCGGGAAACAGATAAAAGTGATCAGTACATCTCCATGATCAATGATATTTTCGAGGCAGGAGTTAAGCAGGATTAA
- a CDS encoding NAD(P)(+) transhydrogenase (Re/Si-specific) subunit beta, which yields MLSLIYLIGSVTFIIGLKMLSHPGTARKGNLIAAGGMSIAILGTIFLYTRNGEHLHNFWWIAGGLLIGGVIGLVSAKKVKMTTMPEMVSLFNGMGGACAALISVVEFEHVNAATASLHLLIIFAGLIIGSVSFAGSVIAWGKLNGRIRDIAFKGQHIFNILLLVVIVAIATFVIGVQPLAMVWCMAAVLSLSLLYGVFFVLPIGGADMPVVISLLNSFTGVAAACGGFLYDNPVMLTGGILVGSAGTILTILMCKAMNRSLKNVLIGSFGGSTSPGSNKEQGAYREIGLSDAAVVLAYAHKVMIVPGYGLAVAQAQHACHELEVLLERKGVEVRYAIHPVAGRMPGHMNVLLAEADVRYEKLLEMEQANPQFNNTDVVLVLGANDVVNPAAKSDPASPIYGMPILEVENAKTVIVNKRSMKPGYAGIENELFFRPKTAMLFGDAKAVMQQLIAEIAQV from the coding sequence ATGTTATCATTGATCTACCTGATTGGCTCTGTTACATTTATTATCGGCCTGAAAATGCTGAGCCATCCCGGCACTGCCCGCAAAGGCAACCTGATAGCAGCAGGAGGGATGTCTATCGCCATCCTGGGTACCATATTCCTGTACACCCGCAATGGTGAACACCTGCATAATTTCTGGTGGATCGCAGGGGGATTATTAATAGGTGGCGTAATCGGATTAGTATCTGCAAAAAAAGTGAAGATGACTACAATGCCCGAGATGGTGAGCCTCTTCAATGGCATGGGTGGCGCCTGTGCCGCATTGATATCGGTGGTGGAATTTGAACATGTAAACGCAGCTACAGCAAGTCTTCATTTACTCATCATCTTTGCAGGCCTCATCATCGGTAGTGTATCCTTCGCAGGCTCGGTTATTGCCTGGGGAAAACTCAATGGCAGGATCAGAGACATCGCTTTTAAAGGACAGCATATCTTCAATATTTTACTACTGGTAGTGATAGTAGCGATAGCTACATTTGTAATTGGTGTGCAACCCCTTGCAATGGTGTGGTGTATGGCGGCAGTACTATCACTCTCACTGCTATACGGTGTATTTTTTGTATTGCCAATAGGTGGTGCAGATATGCCGGTAGTGATTTCATTATTGAACTCCTTTACTGGTGTGGCAGCGGCTTGTGGTGGTTTCTTGTATGATAATCCTGTGATGTTAACCGGAGGTATTTTGGTTGGTTCTGCCGGCACGATATTGACGATATTAATGTGCAAAGCGATGAACCGGTCCCTGAAGAATGTATTGATTGGTAGCTTTGGTGGCAGCACTTCTCCTGGCAGTAATAAAGAACAAGGTGCTTACAGGGAAATCGGACTATCAGATGCTGCCGTTGTATTAGCTTATGCACATAAAGTAATGATCGTACCGGGATATGGTTTGGCAGTGGCGCAGGCGCAACATGCCTGTCATGAGCTGGAAGTATTGCTGGAACGTAAAGGTGTAGAAGTAAGATATGCCATTCACCCGGTAGCGGGTAGAATGCCCGGGCATATGAATGTGTTATTGGCAGAAGCAGATGTACGTTATGAGAAATTACTGGAAATGGAGCAGGCGAATCCGCAATTTAATAACACTGATGTCGTATTGGTATTAGGTGCCAATGATGTAGTCAATCCTGCTGCAAAAAGTGACCCTGCCTCTCCTATATATGGCATGCCTATACTGGAAGTAGAAAATGCAAAAACAGTGATTGTAAATAAAAGAAGTATGAAGCCGGGGTATGCAGGCATTGAAAATGAATTGTTTTTCAGACCCAAAACGGCTATGTTGTTCGGTGATGCGAAAGCTGTGATGCAGCAACTGATTGCTGAGATAGCACAGGTATAA
- a CDS encoding methyltransferase RsmF C-terminal domain-like protein, whose translation MDLAAFLRVHAAGEKVTSLRINPNKIKERDTTEKILGELATNGYSRVPWTTDGYYLAERPSFTFDPYFHAGAYYVQEASSMFLEQVLRQACDLATPLKVLDLCAAPGGKSTLLQSLISPNSLLVSNEVIKTRAALLGDNITKWGAANVVVTNNDPRDFGRLPGFFDVMVVDAPCSGSGLFRREPEAISEWSEENVILCSQRQQRILADALPALKEGGILIYATCSYSREEDEEIMDWLQANFDLENIPVPLQPDWHIVKTAAEGYRFYPDKVQGEGFFITCFRRKSGEEYNAKKQRDTLTAVSKKDREKVIPWLQNSDGIFMMEHQGEVLLFPEMMQSAVSVLQQHLYLRKAGVKAGQLAAKELIPDHQLAMSPLVAGNVQKVELTREQALRYLRKEDPDVAVAIKGWALMQYGGMSLGWAKVLPNRINNYYPKELRILKEIQA comes from the coding sequence ATGGATTTGGCAGCTTTTTTGCGTGTACATGCGGCAGGAGAAAAAGTAACTTCTCTGCGTATTAATCCGAACAAGATAAAGGAGCGGGACACGACAGAAAAAATACTGGGAGAACTGGCAACCAATGGGTATAGCCGTGTTCCATGGACGACTGACGGGTACTATCTGGCTGAAAGGCCATCTTTTACATTTGATCCATATTTTCACGCAGGGGCCTACTATGTGCAGGAAGCATCTTCGATGTTCCTGGAACAGGTATTACGACAGGCTTGTGACCTGGCTACTCCGCTCAAAGTGCTGGACCTCTGTGCCGCACCGGGTGGTAAGTCAACCTTGTTACAATCCCTGATCAGCCCGAATAGCCTGTTGGTATCCAATGAGGTGATCAAAACAAGGGCTGCCCTGCTGGGAGACAATATAACGAAGTGGGGAGCTGCGAATGTGGTAGTGACAAACAATGATCCGAGAGATTTTGGACGACTGCCTGGTTTCTTCGATGTGATGGTCGTTGATGCACCCTGCTCAGGCTCAGGCCTGTTTCGCAGGGAACCGGAGGCCATCAGTGAATGGTCAGAAGAAAATGTGATCCTGTGTAGTCAGCGGCAGCAGCGGATTCTGGCCGATGCATTGCCGGCGCTGAAAGAAGGAGGGATCCTGATTTACGCCACCTGTTCTTACAGTAGGGAAGAAGATGAGGAGATCATGGACTGGTTACAGGCTAATTTCGACCTTGAAAATATACCGGTGCCTTTACAACCTGACTGGCACATTGTAAAAACCGCAGCAGAGGGATATCGTTTCTATCCGGATAAGGTACAGGGAGAAGGCTTCTTTATTACCTGCTTCCGGCGGAAATCAGGAGAAGAGTATAACGCTAAGAAACAACGTGATACACTCACAGCCGTCAGCAAAAAAGACAGGGAAAAAGTTATTCCCTGGTTACAAAACAGTGATGGCATTTTCATGATGGAGCATCAGGGCGAGGTACTATTATTCCCTGAAATGATGCAATCAGCTGTCTCCGTATTGCAGCAGCACTTATATTTGCGGAAGGCAGGTGTTAAAGCTGGCCAGTTGGCCGCCAAAGAATTGATACCTGATCATCAGCTGGCCATGAGCCCACTGGTGGCAGGCAATGTGCAAAAAGTAGAATTGACCCGTGAGCAGGCCCTCAGGTATCTGAGAAAAGAAGATCCTGACGTAGCAGTAGCAATAAAAGGATGGGCCTTAATGCAATATGGAGGAATGTCGCTGGGCTGGGCGAAGGTATTGCCAAACCGTATCAACAATTATTATCCGAAGGAACTCCGTATTCTGAAAGAAATCCAGGCTTGA
- the hemG gene encoding protoporphyrinogen oxidase: MDTHQPVIIVGAGIAGLTVAYELQKKGIPYQILEAGDKAGGVIRSLHIDGYELDAGPNSIGATPDTLSFLTEIGLKDVVMEASAASKNRFLVRNGQLHGISPNPVKIISSKYVSGGAKWRLFTESFRKANRTIQEESVSSFVTRRFGTEIMEYVFEPVLSGIYAGNPEKLSIQEVLPMLPKWEKTYGSVTKGMMKSKGEMGGRKIVAFKGGNQVLPERLVSLLTTPVKLGVKVTGVTKGAADYIVQYEENGQTQMLNAKQVIFTTPSYATANAITTLDCDLSAALRDLHYPHMGVLHLGFGKEAKDKIPEGFGFLVPHAENKHFLGAICNSAVFPSRAPEGKVLFTVFVGGAQQESLFDEMGATQLQLTVVKEFMELLGLTTPPELQQFSEWQKAIPQLNVGFAATRGKIRIFEKQYPGIIIAGNYVTGVSIPGIIAGARTIADRI; this comes from the coding sequence ATGGATACACATCAACCTGTTATCATTGTAGGCGCCGGCATTGCCGGGCTCACTGTCGCCTACGAGTTACAGAAAAAAGGCATTCCTTATCAGATACTGGAAGCAGGGGATAAGGCTGGTGGCGTGATCCGCTCATTGCACATCGATGGCTATGAGCTGGATGCAGGACCTAACTCTATTGGTGCTACGCCGGATACGTTGTCGTTCCTCACAGAGATCGGATTAAAAGATGTCGTGATGGAAGCCTCAGCTGCCAGCAAGAATCGTTTTCTTGTTAGAAACGGTCAGTTACATGGTATTTCGCCAAACCCGGTGAAAATTATCAGTTCGAAATATGTAAGTGGCGGAGCCAAGTGGAGATTGTTCACAGAGAGTTTCCGCAAAGCAAATAGAACGATACAGGAAGAATCTGTATCTTCTTTTGTGACCCGCCGTTTTGGTACGGAGATCATGGAATATGTATTTGAACCCGTGCTCTCAGGTATTTATGCAGGTAATCCTGAAAAATTATCGATACAGGAAGTATTGCCTATGTTGCCAAAGTGGGAGAAAACCTATGGTAGTGTGACCAAAGGGATGATGAAGAGTAAGGGCGAAATGGGCGGCCGTAAGATCGTTGCTTTCAAAGGTGGCAACCAGGTATTGCCCGAAAGACTGGTTTCATTGTTAACTACACCTGTTAAACTGGGTGTTAAAGTAACAGGTGTGACCAAAGGTGCGGCAGATTACATTGTGCAGTATGAAGAAAATGGACAAACGCAGATGCTGAATGCAAAGCAGGTGATCTTTACAACACCTTCTTATGCAACAGCGAATGCCATTACCACCCTGGATTGTGATTTGTCTGCTGCATTAAGAGACCTGCATTACCCGCATATGGGGGTATTGCACCTGGGTTTTGGAAAAGAAGCAAAGGATAAGATTCCGGAAGGTTTTGGGTTCCTGGTACCACATGCAGAGAATAAACATTTCCTTGGCGCGATTTGTAATTCCGCGGTGTTCCCATCCAGGGCGCCGGAAGGGAAGGTGTTATTTACTGTATTTGTAGGTGGTGCACAGCAGGAGTCCTTGTTTGATGAGATGGGAGCTACGCAATTGCAGCTAACTGTAGTAAAGGAGTTCATGGAACTGCTTGGCTTAACGACTCCTCCTGAATTACAGCAATTCAGTGAATGGCAGAAAGCTATCCCGCAATTGAATGTAGGATTTGCCGCGACCAGGGGGAAAATAAGAATATTTGAAAAGCAATACCCAGGCATTATAATAGCAGGGAATTATGTAACAGGTGTTTCAATTCCGGGTATTATAGCAGGTGCAAGGACAATAGCTGACCGCATTTAA
- a CDS encoding Re/Si-specific NAD(P)(+) transhydrogenase subunit alpha — MIIGVLKEQLPEKRVSLVPDIVKQLGKQGVTVWIEPDAGAAAFYADDTYIEAGAAVRPRTEILQQSELVCSIQIPEDWQSLRAGIILTGVYQPLHHPGLMQQWAAKNLTTYSLDNIPRTTRAQSMDILSSQANIAGYKAVLVAAASYGRYFPMLMTAAGSIAPAKVLILGAGVAGLQAIATARRLGGVVEVFDTRPVVREEVMSLGAKFISVEGAADASHAGGYAVEQSADYKQEQEKLIAASITKADIVITTAQIPGKRAPLLVSSSMINSMRPGSVIVDLAAATGGNTALTQDQQTVLHNGITIIGDSNLAASMPADASKLYAKNVFNFLQLLIKDGHFLNNLQDDIIKGACITHEGAVISERLQAVLK, encoded by the coding sequence ATGATTATAGGGGTTCTAAAAGAACAGCTACCAGAAAAAAGGGTTTCTTTAGTACCGGACATAGTAAAGCAGCTGGGAAAACAGGGCGTAACTGTTTGGATAGAACCAGATGCGGGTGCCGCCGCTTTTTATGCCGATGATACCTATATAGAGGCTGGGGCCGCTGTCAGGCCCAGGACCGAAATCCTGCAACAATCTGAGCTGGTATGCAGCATCCAAATTCCGGAAGATTGGCAGTCACTCCGGGCCGGCATTATCTTAACCGGTGTATATCAACCATTACATCATCCCGGATTAATGCAGCAATGGGCTGCAAAAAATCTCACCACCTACAGCCTGGATAACATACCCCGAACCACCCGTGCACAATCGATGGATATACTGAGCTCGCAGGCCAATATTGCCGGTTATAAAGCTGTATTGGTAGCTGCCGCCTCGTATGGCCGTTATTTCCCTATGTTAATGACAGCAGCAGGGAGTATTGCACCTGCTAAGGTATTGATATTAGGTGCAGGGGTAGCCGGTTTACAGGCCATTGCTACTGCGCGCAGATTGGGAGGCGTAGTCGAAGTATTCGATACCCGCCCTGTAGTGAGAGAAGAAGTAATGAGCCTTGGTGCTAAATTCATTTCTGTAGAAGGCGCTGCCGATGCCTCGCATGCCGGTGGGTATGCCGTAGAACAATCCGCTGATTACAAACAGGAACAGGAAAAACTGATCGCCGCCAGTATCACCAAAGCAGACATCGTTATTACCACCGCACAGATTCCCGGAAAACGCGCACCACTACTTGTAAGCAGCTCTATGATCAACAGTATGCGGCCTGGAAGTGTGATCGTAGATCTTGCCGCAGCTACAGGTGGCAATACTGCATTGACACAGGACCAGCAAACCGTATTACACAATGGCATCACCATTATCGGTGACTCCAATCTCGCAGCCAGCATGCCTGCCGATGCCAGTAAACTATATGCAAAAAATGTATTTAATTTCCTGCAACTACTGATCAAAGATGGTCACTTCCTTAACAACCTGCAGGATGATATTATAAAAGGAGCCTGTATTACACACGAAGGCGCTGTGATCAGTGAAAGACTGCAGGCAGTATTAAAATAA
- the hemH gene encoding ferrochelatase, protein MEAKSDIGIILMNLGSPDSTAVPDVKRYLNEFLMDKRVIDYPYLFRLLLIKGIIVPRRAPKSAEAYQSIWWPEGSPLIVLTKQLQNAVTHDLDMPVEIAMRYGNPSQEAAYENLLKKNPNLKEVVLLPLYPHYAMSSYETAVEHAKSVHKKKRYPFKLTVVPPYYKEPDYINALAESMRPYVSKDFDHLLFSYHGVPERHIHKGDITGKHCLKVADCCHVDSPAHDFCYRHQVHITAELVAEKLKIPREKWSVSFQSRLGREEWLKPYTATQLEELPKQGVKRLLVACPAFVSDCLETLEEIAVEGKHSFISSGGDSFTMIPCLNIHPLWVQAIVKWMGALQANN, encoded by the coding sequence ATGGAAGCTAAATCTGATATAGGAATTATCCTGATGAACCTTGGTTCACCGGATTCTACTGCAGTACCTGATGTGAAGCGATATTTAAATGAATTCCTGATGGACAAAAGGGTGATCGATTACCCTTACCTGTTCCGTTTATTGCTGATCAAAGGTATTATAGTACCCCGGCGCGCGCCGAAGTCCGCTGAGGCATATCAGTCTATCTGGTGGCCGGAGGGCTCGCCCCTGATCGTGTTGACAAAGCAATTGCAGAATGCAGTTACACACGACCTGGATATGCCGGTAGAAATAGCGATGCGTTATGGTAATCCCTCTCAGGAAGCGGCTTACGAAAACTTACTGAAGAAAAACCCTAACCTGAAAGAGGTGGTATTATTGCCGCTGTATCCACACTATGCTATGTCATCTTATGAAACGGCTGTGGAGCATGCGAAAAGTGTACATAAAAAGAAAAGGTATCCGTTTAAACTCACGGTAGTACCTCCTTATTATAAAGAACCTGATTACATCAATGCACTGGCAGAGAGCATGCGTCCTTATGTTTCCAAGGACTTTGATCACCTGCTGTTCAGTTATCATGGCGTACCGGAAAGGCATATACACAAAGGTGATATCACAGGCAAACATTGCCTGAAGGTAGCCGATTGTTGTCATGTAGACTCTCCTGCACATGATTTTTGTTATCGTCATCAGGTACATATTACTGCCGAACTGGTAGCAGAAAAACTGAAAATTCCACGGGAGAAGTGGAGTGTATCTTTCCAATCCAGGCTTGGAAGGGAAGAATGGCTCAAGCCTTACACTGCCACACAATTAGAAGAGTTGCCAAAGCAGGGTGTGAAGCGCCTGCTGGTAGCATGTCCGGCTTTCGTATCCGATTGCCTCGAAACGCTGGAAGAAATAGCGGTGGAAGGAAAGCATTCTTTTATCAGTAGCGGCGGAGATAGTTTCACTATGATCCCCTGTTTGAACATACACCCGCTTTGGGTGCAGGCAATCGTGAAGTGGATGGGGGCATTGCAAGCCAATAATTAA
- a CDS encoding NAD(P) transhydrogenase subunit alpha, giving the protein MDILSFFEQHMEMTYVVILSVFLGIEVISRVPSVLHTPLMSGANAIHGVVIIGAIIVMGEAEKDNYLALILGFLAVILGTLNVVGGFVVTDRMLEMFKSKKNK; this is encoded by the coding sequence ATGGACATCCTTTCGTTTTTTGAACAACATATGGAGATGACCTATGTGGTCATCCTCTCCGTTTTCCTGGGCATCGAAGTGATCTCCCGGGTGCCATCCGTATTGCATACGCCATTAATGAGTGGTGCCAATGCCATTCATGGTGTGGTGATAATAGGTGCTATTATCGTAATGGGAGAGGCGGAAAAAGATAACTACCTCGCGCTGATCCTGGGGTTTCTGGCAGTCATCTTAGGAACATTGAATGTAGTTGGTGGTTTTGTGGTGACAGATCGTATGCTGGAAATGTTCAAGTCGAAGAAAAATAAGTAA
- a CDS encoding uroporphyrinogen-III synthase: protein MQGNYRILSTKDLPAPLLESAAQQGFEITVQAFIRIQPVITTTLKETITQLLSTVETCVFTSAHAVTSIQDFAQPAQIYCLAGATLEAVNKAFPKAAILATAHDAAALATKIERSSVLFFCGNQRRDELPDLLKQRGILLKEVVVYETIAVETALHTDFDGILFFSPSGVHSYFAANKKPAHTVCFAIGHTTAQALKTYTGTIVVNPGKPSAAQLIQTAITYFNIHN, encoded by the coding sequence ATGCAAGGTAATTACCGCATATTAAGTACCAAAGATCTGCCGGCACCATTGCTGGAATCGGCCGCCCAACAAGGCTTTGAGATCACTGTACAAGCATTTATCCGGATACAGCCTGTTATCACCACTACATTAAAAGAAACAATCACTCAGCTACTTTCAACAGTTGAGACCTGTGTATTTACCAGTGCGCATGCGGTGACCAGTATACAGGACTTTGCACAACCTGCACAAATATATTGCCTGGCAGGAGCCACGCTGGAAGCTGTGAACAAGGCCTTTCCAAAAGCCGCGATCCTGGCAACTGCCCATGATGCAGCTGCTCTGGCAACAAAAATTGAACGCTCGTCTGTATTGTTTTTTTGTGGGAACCAGCGTCGTGATGAATTACCTGATCTTTTGAAACAACGTGGTATTTTATTAAAGGAAGTAGTGGTATATGAAACCATCGCTGTGGAAACAGCACTGCATACAGATTTTGATGGTATTCTCTTTTTTAGCCCCAGCGGCGTTCACAGCTACTTTGCTGCCAATAAAAAACCAGCTCACACCGTATGCTTTGCCATCGGCCACACCACCGCACAGGCATTGAAAACATATACCGGCACTATCGTTGTCAATCCCGGCAAACCATCTGCCGCTCAACTGATACAAACTGCAATAACTTATTTTAACATTCATAATTAA
- the hemC gene encoding hydroxymethylbilane synthase, giving the protein MSKEIKIGTRESQLALWQANKVKDLLEAQGYTAVLVPIKSEGDIDLVTPLYEIGVQGIFTKSLDIALLNGKIDIAVHSLKDVPTQLPTGIIQGAVLERGPVKDLLVYKTDTTFLEQPDYIANIATSSVRRKAQWLHKFPLHHLHNLRGNVNTRLQKLANENWDGAIFAAAGLERINVRPATSVELDWMLPAPAQGAVVSVCRENDDYCRQALEALNDIPTALCTRIERDFLRALMGGCTTPISAHATIKDGKVHFNGELCSLNGDKLLKTAAISPLETAAEIGNNAAKTILQNGGDEIVAQIKNAR; this is encoded by the coding sequence ATGAGTAAAGAAATCAAGATCGGCACAAGGGAAAGCCAGCTCGCACTGTGGCAGGCTAATAAAGTTAAAGACCTCCTGGAAGCACAGGGATATACCGCTGTGCTGGTGCCCATAAAAAGCGAAGGCGATATAGACCTCGTCACTCCACTATATGAGATAGGCGTACAGGGTATATTTACCAAGAGCCTTGATATTGCACTGCTGAATGGAAAAATAGATATCGCCGTACATTCTCTCAAAGACGTTCCTACACAATTACCTACAGGTATTATACAAGGTGCAGTACTCGAAAGAGGCCCTGTCAAAGACCTGCTGGTATATAAAACTGATACTACTTTCCTTGAGCAGCCGGACTATATAGCGAATATCGCTACCAGTAGCGTACGCCGTAAAGCCCAATGGCTGCATAAATTTCCCCTGCATCACCTGCATAACCTGCGTGGCAATGTGAATACACGCCTGCAAAAACTGGCGAATGAAAACTGGGATGGTGCCATCTTTGCAGCAGCAGGCCTGGAAAGGATCAACGTACGACCAGCTACTTCTGTAGAATTAGACTGGATGCTGCCTGCGCCTGCACAGGGAGCCGTCGTATCAGTATGCCGTGAGAATGACGATTACTGCCGCCAGGCACTGGAAGCACTAAACGATATTCCTACCGCTCTTTGTACCAGGATAGAACGCGATTTCCTGCGTGCACTGATGGGTGGTTGTACCACGCCGATTAGTGCACATGCCACTATTAAAGATGGTAAAGTACATTTTAACGGTGAACTGTGCAGTCTGAATGGAGATAAACTGCTCAAAACAGCAGCCATCTCGCCTTTAGAAACTGCTGCAGAAATCGGGAACAACGCTGCTAAAACCATTCTTCAAAACGGGGGAGATGAAATTGTAGCACAAATAAAAAATGCAAGGTAA
- the hemE gene encoding uroporphyrinogen decarboxylase — MNALKNDLLLRALRGEKTERTPVWMMRQAGRYLPDYIKLREKYSFFERCMKSELATEITVMPVHQVGVDAAIIFSDILVVPQAMGLEVQLIEKTGPVLPDPIRTIEDMKRVCVPDVNDKLGYVFDALRMTKQALDGAVPLIGFAGAPWTLLCYMVQGRGSKTFDGAKQFCYQQPAVAHQLLQMITDTTIIYLKEQVKAGADLVQIFDSWGGMLSPEDFEIFSLQYMRQIVAAMKDVCPTILFAKGAWFALEEMAATGAHGLGIDWCIKPELARQFAGPNVTLQGNFDPAKLLAPIPEIEKAVKNMLKSFGGHRHIANLGHGILPNVPVDHAKAFVETVKAY, encoded by the coding sequence ATGAACGCTTTAAAGAATGACCTTTTACTGAGAGCTTTACGCGGAGAAAAGACGGAACGTACACCTGTATGGATGATGCGCCAGGCCGGCCGTTATCTCCCTGATTATATCAAGCTGCGGGAAAAATATTCCTTCTTTGAACGCTGTATGAAATCTGAACTGGCTACAGAAATCACTGTAATGCCTGTACACCAGGTGGGCGTAGATGCGGCCATTATCTTTTCCGATATTCTTGTAGTACCACAGGCCATGGGCCTGGAAGTACAGCTGATCGAAAAGACCGGCCCTGTTTTACCGGATCCTATCAGGACGATCGAAGACATGAAGCGTGTATGTGTGCCTGATGTAAATGATAAACTGGGTTATGTATTCGATGCCCTGCGCATGACCAAACAGGCATTGGATGGTGCTGTACCTTTGATCGGTTTTGCCGGTGCTCCATGGACCCTGCTCTGCTACATGGTTCAGGGCCGTGGTTCCAAAACTTTCGATGGTGCCAAGCAATTCTGTTATCAGCAACCTGCTGTAGCCCATCAGCTGCTGCAAATGATCACGGATACGACTATCATTTATCTGAAAGAACAGGTGAAAGCCGGTGCTGACCTGGTACAGATCTTTGATTCATGGGGTGGTATGCTGAGCCCCGAAGACTTTGAAATTTTCTCTCTCCAATATATGCGCCAGATCGTAGCTGCAATGAAAGATGTATGCCCTACCATTCTCTTTGCAAAAGGAGCCTGGTTTGCCCTGGAAGAAATGGCAGCAACCGGTGCCCATGGCCTCGGTATAGACTGGTGTATCAAACCTGAACTGGCCAGGCAATTTGCTGGTCCGAACGTAACCTTGCAGGGTAATTTCGATCCTGCTAAATTACTGGCACCCATCCCGGAAATCGAAAAAGCCGTGAAGAACATGCTGAAGAGTTTTGGTGGCCACAGGCACATTGCTAACCTGGGACATGGTATTCTGCCAAATGTTCCGGTAGACCACGCAAAAGCATTTGTTGAGACTGTAAAAGCGTACTAA